Part of the Imperialibacter roseus genome, CGTGAGCACAGGTGGCTACAAATTGAGCGGCCTGTACAGCATTCTGGTGAAGCAATATGCCCTTAGTGAGCCATCTTACCGCTATTGGTACGAGCTTCAAAAGACTTCCGAATCGCTTGGCACACTGTTTGACCCCCAGCCCTATGAAATTCGGGGCAATATCCGGAAGGTGAACGACCCGGAAACAGCCGTACTGGGCTATTTTGATGCAGGGGCTGTGTCGGAGAAAATGCTCTTCGTGGACAAGGTAACGCTTCTTGGCATGGACATCCAGTACCCTACCGACCCTTGTATTGCCCGGCTGGGTTATCCGCCAACCGCCGTAGAATTTGGCCTCTACCAGCAATGGGGCTACCTGATCACTGCCGTTGAGCCATATGTCATGATCCCTGCCGAATGCGGCGACTGCCGTTACCATGGCACGCTTGAAAAGCCGAGTTTTTGGCCGAGGTAGATGGCGATCGAACCGTTAAGTGTTGTTGCCCGGTCTGAGGCCTTACGGCACAAACTCATCTACCCTCCCGACCTTCGAAACCAGCTCCTCAAAGTCGAAAATATCCTTATCGAATAAATGGGATGGAGAAACGTTTTTCAAGGCCGTGAGCATGATCTCGGTGCGGTCGGGGAATTGCTGCTCCCATTGCTTCATCATCTGCTTGATCACCTTGCGCTGCATATTGGGCTGAGAGCCGCAGAGGTTACAGGGGATGATAGGGAACTGCTTTAACTCAGCATACTGAATGATGTCCTCTTCCTTGCAATAAGCCAGCGGACGTATCACCACGTGCTTACCGTCGTCTGTGCGGTATTTAGCAGGCATAGCTTCCAGCTTTCCGCTGAAAAACATATTGAGGAAAAACGTTTCCAGCACGTCTTCCCTGTGATGCCCAAGCGCAATTTTTGTGGCCCCGAGTTCTTCGGCTGTGGTATAGAGAATGCCCCTCCTGAGCCTGGAACAAAGACTGCACATGGTTTTGCCTTCGGGCACTTTATCAACCACCACGGAATAGGTATCTCTTTCTACTATGCGAAAGTCAACGCCAAGATTGGTCAGATAGTTGGGCAGCACTTCCTCAGGAAAGCCTGGCTGCTTCTGATCGAGATTCACGGCTATGATGTCGAAGTCGTGCTGTCTCGACTTTTGCACGTGCAGCAGCATGTCGAGCATGGTGTAGCTGTCTTTGCCTCCTGAAAGGCACACCATTACCTTGTCCCCAGCCTCTATGATACCGAAGTCTTCCTGCACCGCCCACACCTTCTTGTGTAAGCGCCTGATTAATTTTTCCTGATCCAGCTCTGACAACATGCCCGATTCAAATTAGCGTTTCGACACAAAAATAAATGCTGAAATCTGGATTATGGCCAAGGTCAGGTCTTTATTTAGCCAATGGGTGCTTCAAATAAATCATAACAAGCGGCAAAATCATAAAAGGAAGCTCAATGAGTGCTGTTTTGAAGTCACGCTGCTGCAGGCAGAGGGCCACAATTAACAAAAGGCTGCCAGCCGTGATAAAGTTGCCCAGGAAAAAGGTTCTGGGAAACAGAATCAACACGGTGGCGAAAATACCCACAGCACCAAAAATAATAATGGCATGCTTGCTCATGCCCCATTTGCCAAACATTTCCAGCATTTTGGGGTCAGCACTTACCATTCCCCAGCCATGCTTGAAGCCCATGTACACTGAGAAAAGGATGAGAATTGAATTGATGACTTTCAGTACCATGATGTTTTTATGAACAAGGTAAACTATTTCTCAGGCTTTCGATGTTTAGTCTCCACACAGAAATGGAACTGAGCACCGCAATCAAACTGATAGAGAATGGCGTGTCCAACGCCGGGGATGCCCAATCCTGGCTTGATTTGGGTGCTGGCAATGGCCTGTTCACAAGAGCGCTGGCTGCTGTACTGCCCTCAGGAAGTGTTGTTACTGCTATAGACAAAAGCAGTTCATTCTCCCCAACCAAAAACGACCTCCAGGGCGCCACCCGAATCGACACCAGGGTTGCAGATTTCACCACGTTGCGCTCAGAAGATTTGAAGGTGAATGGAATTTTGATGGCAAACTCTCTCCATTATGTGAAGGATCAGGAAGGCTTTCTTAAGAAAGTGCTGGACAGCTTGCTGCCAGATGGCAGGCTGATCGTGGTAGAATATGACACCGACAGAGGGAATATGTGGGTGCCCTACCCGCTAAGTTTCAGCTCGCTGACTAGCCTGTTAACCGAAACATCGGCAGAAGTTGTTACCAGACTGGGTAGCACTCCTTCACAGTTTCAGAGAGGGGGCATTTACAGTGCGCTCATCATGTCTGCAGCGTAACTGAGGTTTTGGCTAATGCCACGCCCACTGCAAGAAGCCAAATGACAAAAGCGCCGATAAAAATGCGAAGCCCCTCCAGGTCGGTAAAAACAAACCCGAACAACGTCATAGCAATGGCAAGAATACCCACAACCAATCCGAGCCATCCAAGCCACTTTTTCAATAAGCCCGTTCTCACGATGGCCCACGACCAAAGCACGGCAGCACCAGACATGGCCAGGATAAAAATGAGATCAAAAGCTTTATTGAGTGAATAATTGTAGATCAGCACAGCTCTGATCAAATCATTGTTTTCGCTGGTGATCTCACCCATTCGCTCCAGGAAAAACGGTACTGCCAAGCCATTCAATGCCGCTGCCATCATCACAGCTACGGCACTAAAGGCGAAAAGCACTGCACCTCCATAGGACAAAACAATGTCGGACTTAAGCTTGATTGCGAGCCCCAAAAGGCCATAGCAGAGCACAATGATGGACAGAATTGCCAAAGAGTGGCTGGCGATGATGATGTCAGACATTTGCCTGATGTGAGCTGAATTGCCGCCCGCCGGGTGCAGCACCATTGTGAGCACCATGAATACTGAGCCAATGATAATGGCTATTCCGCTTGATTTCTCCAGTCTGCTGTCCATCTTTCGTTCTTTTTGAATGATGAACAATGATAAAGGGTTTAAAAATGGAAAGACTTGATCGTAATCAAGAAATGAATCACTTGATTCGGGATCTAATCCTGCTCAGCGTTTCTGGCGTGATCTGGAGATACGATGCAATGTGTTTCAGGGGAAATACCTGAAAGAGCAAAGGCCGGGTAGTAAGTAGCTCCACGTACTTTTCGTCAATCGACTTTGGACTTAGCTTGCCCTCCACCCCAATGAAGTTGTGCTCGAGAAGCTTCCCGAGCACAAAGAAAACCGGAGAAATGCCTATGAGTTCATGAATTGAACCAACGTCAAGTCCCAGCACCGTCGAGTCTTCAAAAGCGGCAATGCTGGCCAGAGCAGGTTTTCTGGAGACAAAACTAAGGTTGTCAATTACCCAGTCGCCAGGCAAATAGAGACCGTCGATAGTGTCTGAGTCATCGTGCTGCCGGTATTGCACCAGGCTGCCCCGTTCAAGAAAAAAAAGTCCACCACAAACCTGCCCCGCTTTTAGCAAGAATTCACCCTTGTTCAGCGGAGTCGTATCAAGGCGAACCGTGATCAGGTCCAGCTCATGCGCTGAAAAAGGGTGTAACTGTAGCAGCGATTTGGTAATACTTGCAAACATTGGTTGGCAGAATTTGAGCGATGGTTGTTGCCGCCTCCAAGTTTGCTAATCTCGTTCTTCTCTCCAAATCTCCCTGCTCTAAAGTCCGTGTTCGGCCAGCTTTCTTATTGTTTCCAAATCGCCTTGCCGAATGGGCATATAGTGCCACGAGCAAAATGAGATGTACCCGCCTTTCATACTACCGATTGGCTTCCAAAAGGCAGCCAACCGCCCATGTTCGTTCATTGCCAGGGGCACAATGCCTTCACCCCCGGAGATCGATGATCCTAAAGAGGCAAACGATTCGGGGAGTCCCCAATGGCGACCTGCTGGCGTAGCCTTTGCGTAGTACACCCCAAAGTCCATGTTAACATCAAAATTTATTCCCAGTAAATCGACCGAATACTGGGCATTGGATGCCACAATATTGAAATCCTTGTTGGTGACCCAATAGTTAGGAAAATAACCCAGCCAGATTACCCTGCCGCCCGCCGCCATGTATTGGTTTAGCAGGCTTCCCCCTGCTTCTTCCCCAACCACCGCCTTTGGCATATACTGATGGGCAAACACGATGCTGCTTTGTTTTTTGTCGGCAATCCGATCTCTCATGAACGTGGTAAGCGTAGCGGTATCCAGCCGGGCATAGCCCAGGGGCTCCAGGTATGGTGAAATCTTTTCTGAGCTTATCATCTCTTTTTGCGCCCTCAGTTCAGGGTAATAGACAGCAAGCATTCTTTCGTCTCCTTCTTCAAAGGCATACAAGGAACCATCGTCACTCCCGATATAAAGGGTTCCCTCGTCGAGAATAGGCGAAGACATCACGGCTCCTTCTGTCTGGTACTTCCACGCCACCCTGCCGGTTGCTTTTTCAAATGCATAAACCAACCCCGTAAACGAGCCGATATACACGTGATTTTCGTCCACCACAGGGGTGGAATAGAAATAGGATCCTCCATCGTATTTCCACAATTCCCTCCCACTTATCATATCCACTGCGGAAACAGCGAGCGCATCGGACCACCCAACATATACCGTATTTCCATCAATTGTTGGCGAGCTCCCTACCCAGGAGGATCCATAAGTAAATCGCCATTTTTTTTTCAGCGAACTGGCATCAATACAATACAAGCCACCATCCCTTGCACCGAACACCAGCTGATTGTCCTTCATGGCTGGCCTGGAGATCAATGATGTTCTGTCCCATCCATATACTTCGGTGTAATAACTTACCCCCTCCGTCTCATATTTCCCTTCCTCCTTGCCACTGCTAGCATTCACTACATAAAGAAATCCATTGAAGTCAGGAACATACACTTTGTTCCCGTTCACGAGCGGCGTAGCCCTTATCTTATCTGCCGTGGAGAACTTCCAGGTGAGTTTTCCATTCTGCAAATTGAGTGCATAGAGATTATTGTCGCCTGAACCAATCAAAACATTGCTGCCGTGAGCGACAGGCGATGCATCGTAATAGTCCCAACCCCAGGTATGTGGAACAGGCTTCTCCATTTGAAATGACCACAATAGCTTGCCTGAAGTGACATCAACAGCATACACTTTGTTGTCTCTTGCCTGAAAAATTGCCTTTCCGCCCGCCAAAAGTGGTTGCGAAACAATGGCACCCCCAGCTTTGAACTGCCAGATTTCCCTGGCCGACTCCTTTTCGACGCAGTATAAAGTGCCTGCAGAATTACCAAAGTAAAGTTTGCCTTCACTGATTGAAACCGTACCTCTTACAGGCGCTCCTGTTTCAAACCGCCACTTGATTTGGGCGTGGTTGAGGGAGCCGTTAGCATTGAGCAGACCCGGAAGCGAGACTAACACAAGCAGGACAAGTAATATTCTTTGCATACTTTTGAGTTTTGGTTTCAACAAATCAATCGAAAAGAATGACAGACTGTCGAAAAACGCCCGGACTTGTCTGTTCAAACCTGCTCAAGTCGGTTCAACTATTTTTTCTAACCCTATTCAGCTAAATTTTGGGCATGGAGTCAGACGATATCAATATAAAAGAATGCCTTGTTGAAATAGAGAACCGGCTCAACTGGGGGCCTGGCGAAGCATGGACTACCAACGACTTCAAGGCACTCAGTGAGAAGATCCATGCTGCCACTGGCACTAACCTTAGCGTGGCCACTTTGAAGCGCCTGTGGGGCACCATTGACTACCAAAGCAAGCCAACAGCCACCACACTCAATGCGCTTGCCCAGTACCTCGGTCACGAGAACTGGAAGGCCTATCAATACGCCAACAGCCTGCCGAATGAACACAACCACACGAAACATACTTCAGCAGAAGCGAAAAAAGGCCGTCCCGCCGGCATCATTATTTCATTGCTAGTCATACTTCCTCTGGGTGCATGGCTGCTGTTTTATATCTCGAACAAAGACCAGGAAGAGACAAAGCCTCTGCCGGACGCCAGCCTGTTCAGCTTCAGCAGTAAGCAGGCGGTGTCAGAAGGCGTGCCCAATTCCGTGATTTTCGATTATGACGCATCGCCCGCCAGCGCTACCGACACCATCTACATACAACAAAGCTGGGACGAAAGGCTTCGCCAACAAGTACCCTACGACAAGAAGGTACACACCTCTATCTACTACTACCCCGGCTACTTCCAGGCAAAGCTGGTAGTCAACGATAGTATTGTGAAACAGCACCCTGTTTATATCACCTCTATGGGTTGGTTGCCTTTGGTAGAGCAGGAAATGGTGCCGGTGTATTTCAAAGTGGAAGATGTAATCGAAGGAAATGGGACTTTGTCGCTTCCAATTGAAAAGCTGACCAGTAACAATATTCACCTGCAGCCGGAAACGCCCTGGACATCCTATTTCTATGTGAAGGCATTTGAGGGACTGCAGTCCGACTATTTGGTGTTCGAGACAGAACTACGGAACGATTTTAGAGAAGGTGCGGGCATTTGTCAGCATACCGAGGTTCATCTCCTGCTGGCGGGAGGAGCGCTGATTGTTCCGTTGGCCATCAAAGGCTGTATCTCAGGGTTGGCCCTGTACGACGTGGATGGAAAAGTTGAAGACCCGACGCCTTTGGGAGTAGACTTCTCAGATTGGGTAAAGGTGAGGTATGAGGTAAAAGATATGGCAGGGCGGCTTTTCATCAACGATGAATTGGCATACGATAGCCTGAACCTCCATTTCGGGCCGGTGGACCTGGTTGGATTGAAGTTCCGATTTCAGGGGACAGGAAGTGTCAACTACGTAAAGCTTTGGGGAAAAGATGAAGAGCTCATTTTTGAAGAAAACTTCTAATTGCCCTGCTCCATTCCCCCTCAGGCATGAGACTAGCTCTCGGAAATCACGATCACCCTGTCCTTCCAACTGAACTCTATCAGCTCTGACTTTTTCGGGTTCACTACCACTCCATAGCCCATCTCCACATTTTTGGCATCTGACATCCGGCGATAGCCAATGGCAATTTCATTTTGGCGTGCGGCTGACTCCAGCACTGTGTAAAAATTGGTCGTCACCATGCTGTTTGCCTCTAATGAAATGTAATCTGTAACTGGCTTGATATAGATTTCAGCCCCGTCGGCGTCAAGCAGTTCCTCGAAAACACGCATCAAATACTTGTTCTCTGCCACCTGGGTCATAAGCAAACTAAGCAGCTTATCACTCACAATAAAGTCATCGGCGCTGGTTACATCTGCCAGTTGGCGATTGCGAATATCCATCATTTCCGAAACCAAATTCACCTTTGTGGGGGCACTCTCCAGTATATTCCTGAGGTGCAGCAGCGTAATCAGTGTTTGTGCATCTGCTTCCTGAAGTGGAAAGTCGTCCTGATAGCACAGCATGATGATGTAATTGTATTGCTGGCAGTTGAGTTTTTCAAGCTCGGTTCTGTCGGTTGTGTCGCTGTGCTGAAATTCCAACCTGATATTCTCCAGCGAAGCCTGTAGTTTGTCCAGGCGCTCTTCGCTTAGCTTAAATTTTGAAATAATATGAACGGTGGATCCTTCGTCCACATACTTATCCAGCTCCCTGATCACCAAGCTGGCTCTGTGGTTCCAGCCAATAACGAGAATAGATTCTACGACACTTGGCTTCCTTTCTCTCCGAACGATGCGCTGCTCGTCAATCACAAACGACTTGCCCGATACAACCATGGTGTCGTCATCTTCTGTGATACCAATGAGCTTATCTCCCTTTTGAATGAGTTTATTCATCGGTGGGTTGATCAGTATTTCAACTTCGTCAGCCGACTGCATACCAATGATGGCAGAATCCTCGTAGCTAAAAACAGCCTCTCTGAAGGTTTTACCTACCAGCTTTGGCTCCTCCATGAAATAGATTTCATCACCACCGAAATCCATCAGTTCCGTGTAAACAACAGAAAGCCCGGATTGCAGGCTGGTTTGCACCATCACCTTCGACACAAATTCATCTGAAAGGATCAGTTCTACTTCTTCCTTTCCTACCATCTTGGCCACTTCATAATTCTCACTGTGCTTTATCTCGGCGGTAATGTGGTAAGGTGTCTCCCTTCGGGTGTCGCTAGAAGTAATCGCCAGAATTGTCTTGATAATCTGGCTGTCTGAGTTTTCATTTTCCTTGTCAAGAATGATGATCGACTTTGACCCTGCGGGATTCCCAATATCCAGGTCGTGCAGGTCAATGGGATCCCCGGTACGACAAACAATCTTGGTGTTCTTATGGTCGGGTATTTTGTCACGAATCTTGTCCTCCATCTCAATCTTGTCCTTGTCCGCCAAAATCACAATAAGAGGATCTTTCTGGTTTTCATTGGCTATGATTAATTCAGACACAATGGTATAAATCTTCGAAGACCACCCCAAAATCAACACGTGGCCGTCGTCCACAATACGGGATCTTCCTTTGCGCAGCCGATCAATTTTGTCCATGATTCCATTTGAAATCAAACCAATCAGCGTACTGAGCGCTATGATGCCGTACCCCGTAACCACAAACATCCAGAACTTGTAAATCCAGTCCCCCTCATGCTCCGCCAATGTGCCAGGGTCAAGCGTATGCATCAAGCCGAACCATAGTATATTGATGTAGCCGTCAGGCAGCGCTTCATCGGGGCGAATATTGGCAAAAAAGAGGATGCAGGTAAAAACAGATAGTATAACTGTAGAGAAAATAGTGAGATAAAGTATGAGTGCCACCGGACCGGCTGACATCAAATTATCGAACTTATAATTTAGTTTTTCCCGAAAAGGGTAATTTTTCATTTGAAGAAACTTTTTGACAGAATTTGCCTTAGAAAAACATTTTTGTCTGCATTCGACTACTCCGAAATTCGCCACACAAAGGAAAAATACCGATGGACTATACCAGCAAACACAAATAACCTACCAGGCTACCGGTTAGTTTCAATATGGCATTTTGGCTGCAGGAGCAGGTCACCAAAATTCCTCAGGTTCAATATGATGCAAAAAAGCAAGAGCTAAAAGCTGAACTCAGGAAACTTTGGGTTTAAGCTCAGGCTTTGGGCGGTGGAGAGCTAATCTCCAAAAAATTTTGTGAAATGAGAGACAAGGGATTTCCGAAGGTGTGAACAACACTCACAAAGTCATTGCCGAGCGAAATTGTAGGTAGCTGCGGCTGCTGACAGTAGACCACATGATGAACACCAGGGTGTCCATTTTCGCCATCCTGCTCATCGTGTTCCTGCATGGCGTTTTCAATACCCAGCACCGACTCCAAAGCGAACTCCAGGATACTTTCAATATCGTTGTGGGTCAGATCCTCGGCCACATAGTCAGGCTGAGCGTCCCTGCCATCAATGCTATAATTGAGCAAATAGAGGGCTAGGCAATAAGCAAGAACCTTGCGTGTGAATATGTACCCTCTGACTTTCATTTTTGACTATGGTGCAAATATAGGGGTTTTAGCATTGGTTAAAGAAATGGAACACCAATCTTATATTTTGGTTTCGTGAAAGATGCGAGAAACGTTTTCGGAGCCTCAACGCAAGAAATGGCTCTCCTCTCCAAAAGAGATTAGCCTTTCTGTTCAAAGTTTTTTGAAAGGTCACTTTTGGAAGCTGGCAGATTTCGCCACCTCAATATCTCTTTCCACTTCTGGAATAAGGCTTTTCCAGGAAAAGTAGTCCTTCCTTTCATCCTGGAAACCAAAAACACCACCAACAATGTAGGGCACTTCGAGGTAGTTTTTGGAGGTTACCTCCGAAAGTTCTTTCCAGATAACAAGGGCTTCTTCCAGGGCCTTGACTGCCTGTTGCTTTTGAAGTGCGTCTCCATTTTTCCTAAATAACCCAAGATAAACCCCTGCCTGCAGCTTCTTAGCAAAATAACGACTCAGGAGCGACCAGGCTCTCAAATCATCTATTTCCTGATTGTATTCACTGGTGTAAATAGTGCCTTTTGCGGTAAAAGACTTTATGAGGACGTCTGCTTCCGCCGCATTGGCTGTCAATTCATTTGCCAGGTCCAAAGGCGTCTTCTTACTCTCGGACACTTTTTTCTTTTCGACCTGAATAGCCACATAGTCCTTGATAGAAAGGTAGCTCGGATCCAGCACCCTACGGTCCATTAGCTCTTCCAATGAAATAAAGAAGGAGACCTTGTCGTCGTAGCCATACCCTGGAGGTGTTACCGGCGACATAAACCCTTCAGCGTAAAGTGTGTAGTCCCAGGTAGAACCGAAGAACGAAGCCAGCCTCAACGGCATCCTGCTCACCAGTTTATATGCCTCCAACATCTGCGGCCCTTGATCCATATGGTATTTTCGATTGAACTGTTCTTCAAATACCGTGTCAGGCGTGTTGATATCGTACAGTAGCCTGCCCCAAAGACTGTAAAACAACCACTGGCGCTCGAAGGCGTAGTTCCACGTGCGACCAATTTCAGGTTTGGTGAAGTATTCGAAAGCAGGTATATAACCCTCAGAACCAATATAATACCCGTTCATGAAGTCGGCTGTATTGGTTTTGATGTGGCTACGGATAAAGTCTGGCTCGCCCCACCGGAGAATAAAGAAGTCCTCGTTGCGCACCATCCACTCAATTTTGTAGTTCTCAGGGGCCGGATTCCAATAGCCGGTATTTACAGCACCGGACTCGCTGGCGTGGGTGATCAAAAGCTTCGGTGTTGAATGCCCATGGCTCCAGTTGAACTTCACTTCTACTTGCACAGGATCTTGAAAATCAGCAGCATCCAGTATGCGTCTCATTTCATTGCTTGAGCCCGACAACACGGCCCTGTGCAGAAACTTCACCGGCCTGTTTGCCGCTTTCATGCCTGCTACAAACGTCTCAGCAATCCAGTCCTCCCGCTCTGCTGCTGTCATTTTTGTCATCCAGTCGGCCAGGGTTACACCAAGGCCTGACAGGTCGTTGTAGGTATCAATGACAGCAGTCACCGCCTCCCTTGTATAGCCCCTCACCACTTGCGAAGTATCATTGAGGGCTTTCACACCGTGGTGTTTGGCAAAAGATTCAGGCACCACAATATTCCAGTTGACAATAAATACCTCTACTCCTCTTTCTTTGGCCATACGGAACAGCCCTTTCCAGAACGCCTGCCAGTCGGCCATTTCCTGATCGGTAAAAGGACTGGCTTCCGGATAGTTGGGTAACTTCACCATGTATTGGAAAGGGTGCATGTTGTACAACGCCAGCTGGTTGAAACGGTTGGCCATCATCATATCCAGAAAAGCCTCCCAAAACTTCAAATCCCGGCAGGTGCTCAGGTGGTAGTCCATGCTGAGGCTCTCCCGGTAGGCATCCCAGGGCAGGTTGAACTTGATGGCCCGGACTTCCATGGATGGGTTGACCTGCCTTCCATTTATTTGGTTCGGTTTCCCGCCGTTGGCAATTTCCTCAGTAAAAGCCAGGAGGCCGTACCGGGCACCCGAGAAGTCATTAGCTGAAATGATGGTTTGGTTCCCATTCCAGTTTATCCGGTAGCCTTCCGCTTTGACGTTGGGATCAGCTCCTAGTTTAATGGCAATGTCATAGTCGGTAATCTCATTGGACGCCAGCGCTTCTTTAGTTTTAATTACCAGGCGCTCCATTCCGGGGATATCAGGAGGGTAATTAATGGTTTGGCCAGCTGCCCAAAACGTCAACAGCTGGAAACAGATTATCAGGGTATAATTTTTCAACATACTTGAAACTAACAAAAAACGCTAAGATTAAAGCATCATAGCGTTTTGCAATTGCTTAATGATAGGAATGTCATTCCCCGGAACCGCCAAACTTCTTTTTGGCAGCCTCGGCCTTGGCTTTCAGCCCGGTCATTTTGGTTTTGTCTGTAACAATAGCTTTCATCGAACCATCAAGTAATGCGGTGGCCTTCTTCACTCCTTCTGCACATTTCGGTGCCTTGGTGCCACATTGCGAACTAGCCTTTGAAGCAGTGGCACCGTCAGTAGACAGGCGTTTCGAGTCTGTATCCAGCGATTTGTAAGAGCTTTCCAGGTCTTTGAACCTGGAGAGCAGGCCGTCTATAGCACTTTCATCCTCTTCCTTTGACGCTTTGTCAATATCTCCATCCAGCTTTGCCAGAGTTGAAGACAGTCCTTTTTGTTTGCTGGCAAACTCAGTAACGGAGGCAATGTATTTGTCGATAGTAGCATTGCCGAATTTTTCGGTTTTAGCACCATCATCCTGCCCTACAGCAAGGTGGACAGTCAGGAACAGTAAAACAATAGGAAAAAATGTTTTCATAGTTTTAAAAATCAATGGTTTATGAAAGCTAGGTAAAAGCTCCATAATTTCTCAGGTCGGCTAAAAGAAAATATATTTACCATTGCCCTTATGTTTTTTTCTACTTTTCAATAACCACAGCTTCATATTGCCCCAACTCCTCTATCTTGAGTTGCAGGTACCCATCGCTCCAACGATAGTCAACAGGATCACTGCCCACCATCGTAAACACGCTGGATGGTTTAACTTCACATCGCACCCTGAATTCCAGGTCATTAACTGTAAGTGGTTCAAAAAACGTGTTGCCACTAAACCCTGTAATATTCACCAGATGTAAAATGATACCGTCTTCCTCCTGCCTGCCAAAGTTCTCGGGGGTGTTCTCTACATACTTTTGCAACACCGCCTCTACTCTCGGGTGCGCATTAGTTGTGAACAAATCGCTAATGCCG contains:
- a CDS encoding CASTOR/POLLUX-related putative ion channel → MKNYPFREKLNYKFDNLMSAGPVALILYLTIFSTVILSVFTCILFFANIRPDEALPDGYINILWFGLMHTLDPGTLAEHEGDWIYKFWMFVVTGYGIIALSTLIGLISNGIMDKIDRLRKGRSRIVDDGHVLILGWSSKIYTIVSELIIANENQKDPLIVILADKDKIEMEDKIRDKIPDHKNTKIVCRTGDPIDLHDLDIGNPAGSKSIIILDKENENSDSQIIKTILAITSSDTRRETPYHITAEIKHSENYEVAKMVGKEEVELILSDEFVSKVMVQTSLQSGLSVVYTELMDFGGDEIYFMEEPKLVGKTFREAVFSYEDSAIIGMQSADEVEILINPPMNKLIQKGDKLIGITEDDDTMVVSGKSFVIDEQRIVRRERKPSVVESILVIGWNHRASLVIRELDKYVDEGSTVHIISKFKLSEERLDKLQASLENIRLEFQHSDTTDRTELEKLNCQQYNYIIMLCYQDDFPLQEADAQTLITLLHLRNILESAPTKVNLVSEMMDIRNRQLADVTSADDFIVSDKLLSLLMTQVAENKYLMRVFEELLDADGAEIYIKPVTDYISLEANSMVTTNFYTVLESAARQNEIAIGYRRMSDAKNVEMGYGVVVNPKKSELIEFSWKDRVIVISES
- a CDS encoding outer membrane protein assembly factor BamB family protein, translating into MQRILLVLLVLVSLPGLLNANGSLNHAQIKWRFETGAPVRGTVSISEGKLYFGNSAGTLYCVEKESAREIWQFKAGGAIVSQPLLAGGKAIFQARDNKVYAVDVTSGKLLWSFQMEKPVPHTWGWDYYDASPVAHGSNVLIGSGDNNLYALNLQNGKLTWKFSTADKIRATPLVNGNKVYVPDFNGFLYVVNASSGKEEGKYETEGVSYYTEVYGWDRTSLISRPAMKDNQLVFGARDGGLYCIDASSLKKKWRFTYGSSWVGSSPTIDGNTVYVGWSDALAVSAVDMISGRELWKYDGGSYFYSTPVVDENHVYIGSFTGLVYAFEKATGRVAWKYQTEGAVMSSPILDEGTLYIGSDDGSLYAFEEGDERMLAVYYPELRAQKEMISSEKISPYLEPLGYARLDTATLTTFMRDRIADKKQSSIVFAHQYMPKAVVGEEAGGSLLNQYMAAGGRVIWLGYFPNYWVTNKDFNIVASNAQYSVDLLGINFDVNMDFGVYYAKATPAGRHWGLPESFASLGSSISGGEGIVPLAMNEHGRLAAFWKPIGSMKGGYISFCSWHYMPIRQGDLETIRKLAEHGL
- the ttcA gene encoding tRNA 2-thiocytidine(32) synthetase TtcA translates to MLSELDQEKLIRRLHKKVWAVQEDFGIIEAGDKVMVCLSGGKDSYTMLDMLLHVQKSRQHDFDIIAVNLDQKQPGFPEEVLPNYLTNLGVDFRIVERDTYSVVVDKVPEGKTMCSLCSRLRRGILYTTAEELGATKIALGHHREDVLETFFLNMFFSGKLEAMPAKYRTDDGKHVVIRPLAYCKEEDIIQYAELKQFPIIPCNLCGSQPNMQRKVIKQMMKQWEQQFPDRTEIMLTALKNVSPSHLFDKDIFDFEELVSKVGRVDEFVP
- a CDS encoding class I SAM-dependent methyltransferase yields the protein MELSTAIKLIENGVSNAGDAQSWLDLGAGNGLFTRALAAVLPSGSVVTAIDKSSSFSPTKNDLQGATRIDTRVADFTTLRSEDLKVNGILMANSLHYVKDQEGFLKKVLDSLLPDGRLIVVEYDTDRGNMWVPYPLSFSSLTSLLTETSAEVVTRLGSTPSQFQRGGIYSALIMSAA
- a CDS encoding beta-N-acetylhexosaminidase family protein, which gives rise to MTFWAAGQTINYPPDIPGMERLVIKTKEALASNEITDYDIAIKLGADPNVKAEGYRINWNGNQTIISANDFSGARYGLLAFTEEIANGGKPNQINGRQVNPSMEVRAIKFNLPWDAYRESLSMDYHLSTCRDLKFWEAFLDMMMANRFNQLALYNMHPFQYMVKLPNYPEASPFTDQEMADWQAFWKGLFRMAKERGVEVFIVNWNIVVPESFAKHHGVKALNDTSQVVRGYTREAVTAVIDTYNDLSGLGVTLADWMTKMTAAEREDWIAETFVAGMKAANRPVKFLHRAVLSGSSNEMRRILDAADFQDPVQVEVKFNWSHGHSTPKLLITHASESGAVNTGYWNPAPENYKIEWMVRNEDFFILRWGEPDFIRSHIKTNTADFMNGYYIGSEGYIPAFEYFTKPEIGRTWNYAFERQWLFYSLWGRLLYDINTPDTVFEEQFNRKYHMDQGPQMLEAYKLVSRMPLRLASFFGSTWDYTLYAEGFMSPVTPPGYGYDDKVSFFISLEELMDRRVLDPSYLSIKDYVAIQVEKKKVSESKKTPLDLANELTANAAEADVLIKSFTAKGTIYTSEYNQEIDDLRAWSLLSRYFAKKLQAGVYLGLFRKNGDALQKQQAVKALEEALVIWKELSEVTSKNYLEVPYIVGGVFGFQDERKDYFSWKSLIPEVERDIEVAKSASFQK
- a CDS encoding Crp/Fnr family transcriptional regulator, whose protein sequence is MFASITKSLLQLHPFSAHELDLITVRLDTTPLNKGEFLLKAGQVCGGLFFLERGSLVQYRQHDDSDTIDGLYLPGDWVIDNLSFVSRKPALASIAAFEDSTVLGLDVGSIHELIGISPVFFVLGKLLEHNFIGVEGKLSPKSIDEKYVELLTTRPLLFQVFPLKHIASYLQITPETLSRIRSRIK